In the bacterium genome, GACCGGGAACACCTGCTGCTGCGTGGACAGGACAGCGCACTGAGACAGATACAGCCGAAAGGCTACGAACATTTCGCCTGAAAGTTATGTCAAACAAAAGGAGAAAAGGGATGAACAAAGAGGAACTTGTCGCCAGGGTGGCCGACAACACCGGCCAGAGCAAACAGGCCGCCCGGGAGGTGTTGGAGGCTTTTCTTGACGTGGTGGGCGAAAGCCTGGGCGAGGGACAGAATATCGAACTGCGCGGTTTCGGCTCGTTCAAGGTGAAAAGCCGCCGCGAGCGGGTCGCGCGCAACCCGCAGACCGGCGAGAAAGTGGAGGTCCCGCGGCGCTTTGTCCCGGTGTTCAAGGCCTCCAGCGCCCTGAGCGGCAAGCTGGCCGACAAGTAGGCGGCCCCACCGGTGAACAGAGGCATTGCGCGGAACAGGGTTGACTTGAAACCGGAAGCGATAAAGCACAAACCGGAGGGCCGCCGCGGCTGGCCCTCTTTTTACATCCACAGAGATATGGAACGTGAGGAAAAAAAAAGTTGGCTCAGAACAGTAAAATGATAGTCCGTTTCGCGCCCAGCCCCACCGGCTATCTTCATATCGGCGGGGCGCGCACGGCGCTGTTCAACTACCTGCTGGCCCGTCACAACGGCGGCCGGTTCCTTCTGCGCATCGAGGACACCGACCGCGAGCGCTCCACCGAGCCGGCCGTGCGCGCTATCCTGGAGGGCCTGGCCTGGCTGGGCCTGGAGCATGACGGCGAGATAGTGTTCCAGTCGCTGGGCTTCGACCGTCACCGCGCGGATGCCGCCCGTCTTCTCGAAAGCGGCGCGGCCTACCGCTGTTTCTGCACCCAGGACCAGATCGAGGCCCGGCGGGCCGAGAAGAACCTCTATATCTACGACCGCAAGTGTGCCGCCCTCGACCCGGCCGAGAGCGCGCGGCGGGCCGCCGCGGGCGAGTCTTTCGCCGTGCGGTTCCGGGTCCCGGCGGGCGAGACCGTGTTCGAGGACATGGTGCACGGCAGTCTCAGGTTCGACAACAAGGAGATCGAGGATTTCGTGATCCTGCGCTCGGACGGCACCCCGACCTACCAACTGGCCGTGGTCTCGGACGATATCGAGATGGGGATCACCCATATCCTGCGCGGGGATGACCATGTCTCCAACACGCCCAAGCAGATACTGCTCTACCGGGCCCTGGGCAGGACCGTCCCCGTTTTCGGCCACGTGCCGCTGATCCTGGGCCCGGACAAGAAACGCCTCTCCAAGCGCCACGGCGCCACCAGCCTGACCGAGTACCGCGACATGGGCTTCCTGGCCCCGGCGCTGTTCAATTTCCTGGCCCTGCTGGGCTGGTCGCCCGGGGAGGACCGGGAAATTCTTTCCCGTCAGGAGCTTGTCGAGCTGTTCTCGGTCGGCTCGATCGGCAAGAAAAGCGCGGTGTTCGACCAGGCCAAGCTGGAGTGGATGAACGGCCAGTACCTGTCGGCGCTGGACCCGGAGGTGATCCTGCCGCTGGTGGAGGCGGATTTCAGGGCCGCCGGGCTGCTGGCCGCCCAGCCGGATGAAAAGGCGCTCGCCTACCTCAAGCGCGTGCTGGCCCTGGTGCGCGAGCGTTGCCGGTTCGTGCGCGATTTCGCGGTCCAGGCGCGCTGCTATTTCCCGGTCGCCCTGGAGTACGACCCGGAGGTGGTGGCAAAGCGCTGGAGCGCCGAAACGCCCGCCCAGCTTACAGCCCTGCGGGAGGCCCTGGCGACGGCGCCGC is a window encoding:
- a CDS encoding integration host factor subunit beta, giving the protein MNKEELVARVADNTGQSKQAAREVLEAFLDVVGESLGEGQNIELRGFGSFKVKSRRERVARNPQTGEKVEVPRRFVPVFKASSALSGKLADK
- the gltX gene encoding glutamate--tRNA ligase; amino-acid sequence: MAQNSKMIVRFAPSPTGYLHIGGARTALFNYLLARHNGGRFLLRIEDTDRERSTEPAVRAILEGLAWLGLEHDGEIVFQSLGFDRHRADAARLLESGAAYRCFCTQDQIEARRAEKNLYIYDRKCAALDPAESARRAAAGESFAVRFRVPAGETVFEDMVHGSLRFDNKEIEDFVILRSDGTPTYQLAVVSDDIEMGITHILRGDDHVSNTPKQILLYRALGRTVPVFGHVPLILGPDKKRLSKRHGATSLTEYRDMGFLAPALFNFLALLGWSPGEDREILSRQELVELFSVGSIGKKSAVFDQAKLEWMNGQYLSALDPEVILPLVEADFRAAGLLAAQPDEKALAYLKRVLALVRERCRFVRDFAVQARCYFPVALEYDPEVVAKRWSAETPAQLTALREALATAPQWQAPELEAGLRAVAEKLQVSAGKLIHPLRLALTGAGVSPGIFEVLELLGRELSLARIAQALERLG